Proteins encoded within one genomic window of Festucalex cinctus isolate MCC-2025b chromosome 18, RoL_Fcin_1.0, whole genome shotgun sequence:
- the LOC144006330 gene encoding uncharacterized protein LOC144006330 isoform X2, producing the protein MNQREDCSVTLAALTLLSAALFVSLCVNAACCITRRASLCADSCCCVRSYTTGRSSKEGGRHFVESHQPERREEAERHTENPIYGNIAGSEECDALRVLPANTRFHASLQAQQKTSHDALINYASLDLNVAKQRQQKLHGDHSTKARQHKLRDDQSKKLSLHVTGTGVGPRWDFGSVASQGSVYLNSEYVAQETDSIAKGGMWFYSEDGKVNSV; encoded by the exons ATGAACCAAAGAGAAG ATTGCTCGGTGACCCTGGCCGCACTGACGCTGCTGTCGGCCGCTTTGTTCGTGTCGTTGTGCGTCAACGCCGCCTGTTGCATCACACGCCGGGCGTCTTTGTGCGCAG ACAGCTGCTGTTGTGTGCGCAGTTACACAACAGGCAG GTCATCAAAGGAGGGGGGCCGCCATTTTGTTGAATCCCATCAACCCGAGCGGCGAGAGGAGGCCGAGCGCCACACAGAAAATCCCATTTACGGAAACATTGCAG GTTCTGAGGAGTGTGACGCGTTACGAGTACTTCCGGCCAACACACGCTTCCATGCGTCGCTGCAAGCGCAACAAAAG ACCTCACACGACGCCTTGATCAACTACGCCTCCCTGGACCTGAACGTGGCAAAACAACGACAACAGAAGCTCCACGGCGACCACTCGACAAAAGCGCGCCAACACAAGCTGCGGGACGACCAGTCCAAGAAGCTTTCGCTTCACGTGACGGGCACGGGCGTCGGCCCCCGCTGGGATTTTGGTTCAGTGGCTTCTCAGGGCAGCGTGTACCTGAACAGCGAGTATGTCGCCCAAGAGACAGACAGCATAGCAAAAGGTGGGATGTGGTTCTATTCAGAAGATGGAAAGGTGAACTCAGTTTAA
- the LOC144006453 gene encoding uncharacterized protein LOC144006453 codes for MESKIRLPIRSYLSSLQLRRFREIYRVGGRRHHAICIRGSWLEFFYLTCVEKTHQKLFAVNSKTSLKDSKSPRMSGKEAKGLLEGGEKEPKEKKAEERHWDDMEKEGNRLGLMSGREVEKKSGNEETENHQGEEIAWVKEKKSEQESKQDKKNDKVLEEKERSSDHNEIEKEKVCDQEEEEEEMKDHNEEQEWDDWTTEENVNNHVEEMKKADQEDREGAHEEEDKSINQKEYEDMNNQKEINWVKEEKDCYQEEEVKKSNQEVQKVESDHEAETYLVKEEEGRDHNEEKKNDQQVVENKQNDHKEEEKRNQELSNQEKQKSYEEKEKHRDQEEKTDWRKEKGSDHEDEEKSNNLEEEKRNQGMSDQEKEKIRRYNEEEETECATEKVSDHEDKEKATDQEEINQVKEETVCNHEDKKKGDHEENQVKESDHEEEEKKSIQEEEKVSDRKDEVKQSDRSDKEETDWLKEKRNDKEEAIDQVKEEKGDQQQEELKKESNYEAEDKMSYQHGEKGSDQQQEKKSDQEQIEETLMKDHEEKKNSDKEKKKNDHDEELDWMKEEKGSDSNEEEDTEEKGEQKEEQEDIQSDHTEEKKHQEEKRNDKKEETALREEERSVYSQEEKRGDKQDKKGNGHLEENKNEQKEEGKRSYKEDMTNHQEEEIECMTEDKEGDHIEKKKEEQEERESSYEDKQKNGQEEEKIKTYNAEKRGDKVQQEEKEEIDRLKEEKNRNLEEEQEEDGDHEEQNNSRREEDKRNDQEIDWLKEEKRGDHDEKEKKGDDEEKSSGEEHKNTQREEIDWMKEEKGSAHLEEKKSKEEKEKINDQEEIDWVEEEKASNENEEKSYNQERERDYSEEKQNNAEVEKMSYPEEDTDWMSCCVNRKEEQEEKVDNHEEDEKNCYQEEEKINEQEDELNLEKEEKGSDHEEMSDQEEEQENNENSHEEEEEVNEQQEEEKSDTEEEEKNADEENVGDHEEKKNSNQEEEEKSNDGIEKKKRTPKKMEDGRYEKGEQKRTDQEAMNRVKEEREGGHEDEGTNDQKDEEKGTNQEEETGSLKEEKSTEDVEEEKMSDQEEEEEGEEEEEGDHADEEKKSEPVERQKSVEEKKVDQEEENMSCNEEEEKEKKQDDQEEEIDWMEKENIHEEKKIINQEKEDSDHKNEKINDQEEIQRKDLEKKDEDEEEKFYYSVEEEKNAQEEEENSFHVKEHEKEEAEKDVVEKECDEEEKHSDQSEDEMSDQEEENTNHKDKNQEEEEEEKNGFEHSGPEEKKDKEIEYYPNRERNQGGDAEEVEEESYKALGSDQEVDEGSYYDEMGKESDDDGSDQDDDEEDTDEDDDDDEEDTDNDEEETDQGEEDDESDSEGESDSEQDSGGEQDNNHQDERDGFQEKKDEDTNDKEREKAPEAPQEEEEEEAMDVDENYVQGESNTKAMGDHDKDSDLVEMPVTQWHDALRRLWVERWMRARRENGRRWVVMRGRRYRAMRRHWMTTRRRKKAKRNLVTMRRRAMRLAQGRHTSQA; via the coding sequence ATGGAGAGTAAAATTAGGCTGCCAATACGCTCCTACCTGTCGAGTCTACAACTGCGACGCTTCCGGGAGATTTACCGGGTGGGAGGACGCCGACATCACGCGATTTGCATCCGTGGCAGCTGGCTGGAGTTCTTCTACCTGACATGTGTGGAGAAGACGCATCAGAAACTATTTGCCGTTAATTCCAAGACTTCATTGAAAGACTCAAAATCACCAAGAATGTCTGGAAAGGAGGCAAAGGGCTTGCTGGAAGGTGGTGAGAAGGAGCCGAAAGAGAAAAAAGCAGAAGAGAGACATTGGGATGATATGGAGAAAGAAGGAAATCGTTTGGGGTTAATGAGTGGTCGTGAAGTGGAGAAAAAGAGTGGCAATGAGGAGACGGAGAATCACCAAGGGGAGGAAATTGCCTGGGTGAAGGAGAAGAAAAGCGAGCAGGAAAGTAAACAAGACAAGAAGAATGATAAAGTGCTGGAGGAAAAAGAAAGGAGCAGTGACCACAATGAGATTGAGAAGGAGAAAGTGTGTgaccaggaagaagaagaagaagaaatgaagGATCACAATGAGGAGCAAGAGTGGGATGACTGGACGACGGAGGAGAATGTGAACAATCATGTTGAGGAGATGAAAAAGGCTGACCAGGAGGACAGAGAAGGAGCTCATGAAGAGGAGGACAAAAGTATTAACCAGAAGGAATATGAGGATATGAATAACCAAAAGGAGATTAACTGGGTGAAGGAGGAGAAAGACTGTTATCAAGAAGAGGAAGTGAAAAAGAGCAACCAGGAGGTGCAGAAGGTGGAGAGTGATCATGAGGCGGAGACTTACTTGGTGAAAGAGGAGGAAGGGAGGGATCATAATGAGGAGAAAAAGAATGATCAACAGGTGGTGGAGAACAAACAGAATGATCATAAAGAAGAGGAGAAAAGAAACCAGGAGCTGTCCAATCAGGAGAAACAGAAAAGTTATGAGGAGAAAGAGAAGCACAGGGACCAAGAGGAGAAAACCGACTGGAGGAAGGAGAAAGGGAGTGATCATGAGGACGAAGAGAAAAGCAACAACCTGGAGGAGGAGAAAAGAAACCAGGGGATGTCTGACcaggagaaagaaaaaataaggaGATACAACGAGGAGGAGGAAACTGAGTGTGCAACGGAGAAAGTAAGTGATCATGAAGATAAGGAGAAGGCGACGGACCAAGAGGAGATCAACCAAGTGAAAGAGGAGACGGTGTGTAATCACGAAGATAAGAAAAAAGGTGACCATGAGGAGAACCAGGTAAAAGAGAGTGAtcatgaggaggaggagaaaaaaagcatccaggaggaggagaaagtgAGTGATCGTAAAGATGAAGTGAAACAGAGTGACAGGAGTGACAAAGAGGAGACTGACTGGTTGAAGGAGAAAAGAAATGATAAAGAGGAGGCGATTGACCAGGTAAAAGAGGAGAAAGGTGACCAGCAGCAGGAGGAGTTGAAGAAAGAAAGTAATTATGAAGCAGAGGACAAAATGAGCTATCAACATGGGGAGAAAGGAAGTGATCAACAACAGGAGAAAAAGAGTGACCAGGAGCAAATAGAGGAGACACTAATGAAAGATCATGAAGAGAAGAAAAACAGTGataaggaaaagaaaaagaatgacCACGATGAGGAGCTGGActggatgaaagaggagaaaggGAGTGATAGTAACGAGGAAGAGGATACAGAGGAAAAGGGTGAACAGAAAGAGGAGCAGGAGGATATACAGAGTGATCATACAGAAGAGAAGAAACACCAGGAGGAGAAAAGGAATGACAAAAAGGAGGAGACTGCCTTGAGGGAAGAGGAAAGGAGTGTTTACAGTCAAGAGGAGAAAAGGGGTGACAAGCAGGACAAAAAGGGGAATGGCCATTTAGAAGAGAACAAGAATGAACAGAAGGAGGAGGGCAAAAGGAGTTACAAAGAAGATATGACGAATCACCAAGAGGAGGAGATTGAATGCATGACAGAGGACAAAGAAGGTGATcatattgaaaaaaagaaggaggagcaggaggagagGGAAAGTAGTTATGAAGACAAACAGAAGAACGGCCAGGAAGAGGAGAAAATAAAGACTTACAATGCAGAGAAAAGGGGTGACAAGGTGCaacaggaggagaaggaggagattGACAGGTTGAAGGAGGAGAAAAATAGAAACCTGGAGGAGGAGCAAGAGGAAGACGGTGATCATGAAGAGCAAAATAATAGCCGCCGGGAAGAGGACAAAAGGAATGATCAAGAGATTGACTGGCTGAAGGAGGAGAAAAGGGGTGATCATGATGAGAAGGAGAAAAAAGGTGATGATGAGGAGAAGAGTAGTGGTGAAGAACATAAAAATACCCAACGGGAAGAGATTGACTGGATGAAGGAAGAGAAAGGGAGTGCTcatctagaggagaaaaaaagcaaagaggaaaaagagaaaataaatgaccaagAGGAGATTGACTgggtggaggaggagaaggcAAGCAATGAAAATGAGGAGAAAAGCTATAACCAGGAAAGAGAGCGTGATTACAGTGAAGAGAAACAGAACAACGCTGAggtggagaaaatgagttacCCAGAGGAGGACACTGATTGGATGAGTTGTTGCGTTAATCGAAAGGAGGAACAAGAGGAGAAAGTGGATAATCATGAAGAGGATGAAAAAAACTGCTaccaggaggaggagaaaataaatgaacaagaGGATGAGCTTAACCtggagaaagaagaaaaagggaGTGATCATGAGGAGATGAGTGACCAGGAGGAAGAGCAGGAAAATAATGAGAATAGtcatgaagaggaggaggaggtgaatgaacagcaggaggaggagaagagtgATACTGAAGAAGAGGAGAAAAACGCTGATGAAGAGAATGTGGGTGATCATGAAGAGAAGAAAAACAGCaaccaggaggaggaggaaaaaagcaatgatggcattgagaagaagaagaggacccCAAAAAAGATGGAGGACGGGCGTTATGAAAAGGGGGAACAAAAAAGGACTGACCAAGAGGCGATGAACAGGGTCAAGGAGGAGCGAGAGGGTGGTCATGAAGATGAGGGGACTAATGACCAGAAGGACGAGGAGAAAGGGACCAACCAAGAGGAGGAGACTGGAAGTTTGAAGGAGGAGAAATCCACTGAAGATGTTGAAGAGGAGAAAATGTCagaccaagaagaagaagaggagggggaggaggaagaggagggtgaTCAtgcagatgaagaaaaaaagagtgaaCCGGTGGAGAGGCAGAAGAGTGTTGAGGAGAAAAAGGTTGACCAGGAGGAAGAAAATATGAGTTGCAATGAGGAGgaagagaaagagaagaaaCAAGATGATCAAGAGGAAGAGATTGACTGGATGGAGAAGGAAAATATTCATGAAGAGAAGAAAATTATCAACCAGGAAAAGGAGGACAGTGatcataaaaatgagaagatTAACGACCAGGAGGAGATACAAAGAAAAGACTTGGAGAaaaaggatgaggatgaggaggagaaaTTTTACTACAGTGTGGAGGAGGAAAAGAATGCccaagaagaggaggaaaacagtTTTCATGTGAAAGAGCATGAGAAGGAGGAGGCAGAGAAAGATGTGGTTGAAAAGGAGTGTGACGAGGAGGAGAAACACAGTGACCAAAGCGAGGACGAAATGAGTGACCAAGAGGAGGAGAACACGAACCATAAGGATAAGAaccaggaagaggaggaggaggagaagaatggCTTCGAGCACAGtggaccagaggaaaaaaaggaCAAGGAGATAGAATATTACCCAAACAGGGAGAGGAACCAGGGGGGGGATGCGGAGGAAGTGGAGGAGGAGAGTTACAAAGCGTTAGGGAGCGACCAGGAGGTGGACGAAGGGAGCTACTATGATGAGATGGGGAAAGAAAGTGACGATGACGGGAGTGACCAGGATGACGATGAGGAGGACACCgacgaggatgatgatgatgatgaggaagatACTGACAATGACGAGGAGGAAACTGACCAAGGAGAGGAAGATGACGAGAGTGACAGTGAGGGGGAAAGTGACAGCGAGCAGGACAGTGGCGGTGAACAGGACAACAACCACCAGGACGAGAGAGACGGTTTCCAAGAGAAGAAGGATGAGGACACAAACGACAAGGAAAGGGAGAAGGCCCCCGAGGCGCcgcaagaggaggaggaggaggaggcaatgGATGTCGACGAGAATTACGTCCAGGGGGAGAGCAACACGAAGGCAATGGGCGACCACGACAAGGATAGCGACCTCGTGGAGATGCCCGTGACCCAGTGGCACGATGCGTTGAGGAGgctttgggtggaaaggtggaTGAGGGCGAGGAGAGAGAACGGGAGACGCTGGGTGGTGATGAGGGGGAGGAGGTACAGGGCAATGAGGAGGCATTGGATGACCACCAGGAGAAGGAAGAAGGCAAAGAGGAATTTGGTCACGATGAGGAGGAGGGCCATGAGATTGGCTCAGGGCCGGCACACCAGTCAGGCATGA
- the LOC144006454 gene encoding scaffold protein ILK-like, translated as MDDIFTLCREGNSVAVRLWLDNTENDLNLGDDHGFSPLHWACREGRSGVVDMLIMRGARINVMNRGDDTPLHLASSHGHIDIVAKLIQCKADPNTVNEHGNTPLHYACFWGQETVAQDLVVSGAQVCMCNRYGQTPLDKAKPHLRQLLQEKAEKLGQSLTKVPYKETFWKGTMRTRPRNGTLNKQAGIDYKQLSLLAKINENHSGESWQGRWQGDDVVVKVLQAREWSTRKSRDFSEEHPKLRIFSHPNILPVLGACQSPPAPHPIIITPYMPYGSLYNLLHQGTTLVVDQSQAVKFALDVASAMTFLHTLEPMVARLYLNSRHVMIDEDMTARISMADAKFSFQCAGRTYSPAWMAPEALQKRSEDINRRSADMWSFAVLLWELVTREVPFAHLSPMEIGMKVALEGLRPTIPPGISPHICKLMRLCMNEDPAKRPKFDMIVPILEKMQDK; from the exons ATGGATGATATCTTCACACTGTGTCGAGAGGGCAACTCCGTGGCAGTTCGTCTGTGGTTGGACAACacagaaaatgacctcaattTGGG GGACGACCACGGCTTCAGCCCGCTGCACTGGGCGTGCCGGGAGGGACGCAGTGGGGTAGTGGACATGCTCATCATGAGGGGCGCCCGCATCAACGTCATGAACCGCGGCGACGACACCCCTTTGCACCTGGCGTCCAGCCACGGCCACATCGACATTGTGGCCAAG CTGATCCAGTGCAAGGCGGACCCCAACACGGTCAACGAGCACGGGAACACGCCGCTGCACTACGCATGCTTCTGGGGGCAAGAGACCGTAGCGCAG GATCTGGTGGTGAGCGGCGCTCAGGTGTGCATGTGCAACAGGTACGGACAGACGCCGCTGGACAAGGCCAAGCCTCACCTCAGGCAACTGCTTCAAG AGAAAGCCGAAAAACTGGGACAGAGTTTGACCAAAGTTCCTTACAAGGAAACGTTCTGGAAGGGCACCATGAGGACCAGACCTC GTAACGGGACTCTGAACAAGCAGGCTGGCATTGATTACAAACAACTTTCACTGCTGGCGAAAATTAATGAAAACCACTCAGGAGAG AGTTGGCAGGGTCGCTGGCAGGGCGACGATGTGGTGGTGAAGGTGCTGCAGGCGCGGGAGTGGAGCACAAGGAAGAGCAGGGACTTCAGCGAGGAGCATCCCAAATTACG GATCTTCTCTCACCCCAACATCCTCCCAGTTCTGGGGGCGTGTCAGTCCCCCCCGGCCCCTCACCCCATCATCATCACCCCTTACATGCCGTACGGATCTCTCTACAACCTCCTGCACCAGGGCACCA CTCTGGTGGTGGACCAAAGCCAAGCGGTGAAATTTGCGTTGGACGTGGCCAGCGCCATGACCTTCCTTCACACGTTGGAGCCCATGGTCGCGCGGCTGTACCTGAATAGCAGACACGTCATG ATTGATGAGGACATGACTGCCAGGATAAGCATGGCGGACGCCAAGTTCTCTTTTCAATGTGCCGGACGCACATACTCTCCGGCCTGGATGGCCCCAGAAG CCCTCCAGAAGCGCTCGGAAGACATCAACAGGAGATCGGCCGACATGTGGAGCTTCGCCGTGCTCCTGTGGGAGCTGGTCACCAGGGAAGTGCCCTTTGCCCACCTCTCGCCCATGGAGATTGGCATGAAG GTGGCTTTGGAGGGCCTGCGCCCGACCATCCCGCCGGGGATCTCGCCTCACATCTGCAAGCTGATGAGGCTGTGTATGAACGAGGACCCCGCCAAGAGGCCCAAGTTTGACATGATCGTGCCCATCTTGGAAAAAATGCAAGACAAGTGA
- the LOC144006326 gene encoding uncharacterized protein LOC144006326, with the protein MMLSIMLQRLFVFGMLGVLLMPAWCDLITVCEEDDGDLRVDCLVKAKPNKINSYEFSWSSGSKQSLINANVSGLAAEAEFRQVSHVTEVEPHGYRLTLSGFRDKLPHNTTYMCKITGEGASVNMKRDDLVRCGAVSMFLESSCVVAILLLYHYL; encoded by the exons ATGATGCTTTCCATCATGCTCCAGCGTCTGTTTGTGTTCGGCATGTTAGGAG TGTTGCTGATGCCGGCATGGTGCGACCTTATCACAGTGTGCGAGGAAGACGACGGTGACCTGCGGGTGGACTGCCTGGTCAAGGCTAAGCCCAATAAGATAAACAGCTATGAGTTCTCCTGGTCATCAGGCTCCAAGCAATCACTCATCAATGCCAACGTATCCGGCCTGGCGGCCGAGGCGGAGTTCAGGCAAGTGAGCCACGTGACGGAGGTGGAGCCGCATGGCTACAGGCTGACGTTGAGCGGCTTCCGGGACAAGCTGCCGCACAATACCACCTACATGTGCAAGATAACCGGGGAGGGAGCCAGCGTTAACATGAAGAGAG ATGATCTCGTCCGATGCGGGGCTGTCAGCATGTTTCTGGAGAGCTCCTGTGTTGTTGCCATCCTGCTTTTATACCATTACTTGTAA
- the bud13 gene encoding BUD13 homolog, translated as MAASTASVKGAELSKEEYLKRYLSNDDDAKKSKGKLQKKRRKVPGKGLKIVDDDIDWRQTVAEENEVEEDDEEAPVIAEVIDERPDDVRMLEIFRSSSRWKVIGEDKNKEEDIQSGDLAEQSLGRKARHDSPDASPPRRPRHNSPDMSPPRKKRHNSPDMSPPRRKRHDSPDISPPRKKCHDSPDLSPPRQRSGKSGKAQSAPATKRGSDSDQSPPRRKKQQKGRRDSDSDQSPPRRGRCGGKVSDADLSPPRRTPQSEGNSMLSGGKAGLVSSDVLHKEKEEARRRDGNNRELENASRHAQTVFRDKSGKKRDLESEREEQKRKAGEKAAKDEKYAQWGKGLAQGQMEQQRLEDAVREAQKPLARNYDDEDLDRMLREQEREGDPMAAMLRRKKERKTHGVKEKPQYRGPPPPPNRFNILPGYRWDGVNRSNGFEKKRYTRIADKKALQEEAYKWSVEDM; from the exons atggctgcctccacTGCTAGCGTCAAAGGAGCAGAATTATCTAAAGAAGAGTATCTAAAACGCTATTTGTCCAATGACGATGACGCCAAAAAGTCTAAGGGGAAACTTCAAAAGAAACGGCGTAAAGTTCCGGGAAAAGG ACTGAAAATAGTCGACGATGATATAGATTGGAGACAGACGGTGGCCGAGGAAAATGAGGTGGAAGAGGACGACGAGGAAGCGCCCGTG ATTGCTGAAGTAATTGACGAACGCCCTGACGATGTCAGGATGTTGGAAATCTTCCGAAGCAGCTCCAGGTGGAAAGTTATTGGAG aagataaaaacaaagaagagGACATCCAATCAGGAGACTTAGCCGAGCAGTCGTTGGGCAGAAAAGCTCGACACGACTCTCCAGACGCATCACCTCCGAGGAGACCTCGCCACAATTCTCCTGACATGTCACCACCAAGGAAGAAACGCCACAATTCTCCTGACATGTCACCACCCAGGAGGAAACGCCACGATTCTCCTGACATATCACCACCAAGGAAAAAATGCCACGATTCTCCCGACCTGTCGCCACCTCGGCAGCGTTCAGGGAAATCAGGAAAGGCCCAAAGTGCACCTGCCACCAAACGAGGTTCCGATTCCGACCAGTCGCCGCCAAGGAGGAAGAAGCAGCAGAAGGGACGAAGGGATTCCGACTCGGACCAGTCGCCGCCCAGACGGGGACGGTGCGGCGGGAAAGTGTCAGATGCCGACCTGTCGCCTCCTCGCAGGACCCCACAATCAGAG GGCAACAGTATGCTTTCGGGCGGAAAGGCGGGTCTGGTTTCCTCCGATGTTCTACATAAGGAGAAAGAAGAAGCACGACGCAGGGACGGAAACAACAGGGAGCTTGAAA ACGCATCCCGCCACGCTCAGACAGTGTTTCGAGACAAAAGCGGCAAAAAGCGAGATCTGGAGTCGGAGCGGGAAGAGCAGAAAAGGAAAGCTGGAGAAAAAGCGGCAAAGGATGAGAAATACGCTCAGTGGGGAAAAGG GCTGGCTCAGGGCCAAATGGAGCAACAGCGTCTGGAGGACGCCGTGCGCGAGGCCCAGAAGCCGCTGGCGCGTAACTACGACGACGAGGACCTGGACCGCATGCTGAGGGAACAGGAGAGGGAGGGAGATCCCATGGCAGCCATGTTGCGGCGCAAGAAGGAGCGCAAGACGCACGGGGTTAAAG aAAAACCTCAATATAGAGGCCCTCCACCACCTCCCAACAGGTTCAACATTTTACCAGGATATCGCTGGGATGGCGTTAACAG GTCCAACGGTTTTGAGAAGAAGCGCTACACCAGGATTGCAGACAAAAAAGCACTTCAGGAGGAAGCCTATAAATGGAGTGTGGAGGACATGTAG
- the snrnp35 gene encoding U11/U12 small nuclear ribonucleoprotein 35 kDa protein: protein MADWSPIAKVYDSLKAGSIDGTDVEPHDRAVWRAMCARYKPNKSVVGDPLLTLFVARLNPMTTEEKLHQVFSKFGDIKRLRLVRDMVTGFSKRYAFVEYKEKRAVVRARRDANKLVVDQQEVFVDFELERTLKGWIPRRLGGGLGGKKESGQLRFGGRDRPFRKPINLSAGPSQQEWPGGGRREWERSGRRDRDNRDNRENRDRDRDEWGSRGNEDSRYRDRSRHRDRR, encoded by the coding sequence ATGGCGGATTGGAGCCCCATAGCAAAGGTGTACGACTCGCTCAAAGCTGGCAGCATCGACGGCACCGACGTAGAGCCCCACGACCGGGCCGTGTGGAGGGCAATGTGCGCCCGCTACAAGCCCAACAAAAGCGTCGTGGGGGACCCGCTACTCACGCTCTTCGTGGCTCGCCTCAACCCGATGACCACCGAGGAGAAGTTGCACCAGGTCTTCTCCAAATTCGGTGACATTAAGCGGCTCCGGTTGGTTCGCGATATGGTCACCGGCTTCTCCAAGCGCTACGCCTTCGTCGAGTACAAGGAGAAGCGGGCCGTGGTGCGAGCCCGCCGCGACGCCAACAAACTGGTGGTCGACCAGCAGGAGGTGTTCGTGGATTTCGAGCTGGAACGAACGctaaaaggatggatccctaggCGGCTCGGCGGCGGGTTAGGGGGCAAGAAGGAGTCCGGCCAGCTGCGCTTCGGCGGCAGGGATCGACCCTTCCGGAAGCCCATCAACCTCAGCGCCGGACCTTCGCAGCAGGAGTGGCCGGGTGGCGGGCGCAGGGAGTGGGAGAGATCCGGACGGCGAGACCGCGACAACAGAGATAATCGGGAGAATCGAGACCGAGACAGGGACGAGTGGGGGAGCAGAGGGAACGAGGACAGCCGCTACCGAGACAGGAGCAGGCACCGAGACAGGAGATGA
- the LOC144005946 gene encoding uncharacterized protein LOC144005946: protein METTSREAFCFRAVLPTRGSRKGHISVPGPQNSRQETRRSHPVSLRQTGSGKSRHHETDEQADTCDPNQDPEMLSQYQKDFPPPSSWRRRRTPALPQPDNIGINPAFRIEFGTVHREAYPNWHDTYTGGARSAIVEGLSRNNSETLH from the exons ATGGAGACCACATCTCGAGAGGCTTTCTGCTTCCGGGCTGTCCTGCCTACACGAGGCAGCAGAAAAGGTCACATTTCCGTGCCAGGTCCTCAGAACTCGCGGCAGGAGACCCGCCGGTCCCATCCGGTGTCCTTGCGACAAACGGGAAGCGGAAAGAGCAGACATCACGAGACAGATGAGCAAGCAGACACCTGTGATCCAAACCAAGATCCAGAGATGCTGTCTCAGTACCAGAAGGACTTCCCTCCTCCGTCCTCCTGGCGCAGGAGGAGAACTCCGGCCTTGCCGCAGCCGGACAACATCGGCATCAACCCGGCTTTCAG AATCGAGTTTGGGACGGTGCACAGGGAGGCGTACCCCAATTGGCACGACACCTATACAGGAGGGGCCAGGTCCGCCATCGTCGAAGGCCTTTCTCGTAACAACAGtgagacacttcattag